Genomic DNA from Canis aureus isolate CA01 chromosome 32, VMU_Caureus_v.1.0, whole genome shotgun sequence:
gaagccccctccctcccagccacccACACCAATCCCATCCTTCCCTGTCCAGCTAGTCCCTATCACTTCCATCCAGTGCAGCTGGCCTGAGACAGATCCCTTTGGGCTGGTACTCTAACCTCCACACAAAgaccaggaccctgggaaagCTTGGGGGTTCCTCCTCCCCTTCATTGCCTCTTCCCATCCCTGGCTGCATGGACCACTCTTGACTGCACACCTCCTAAAGGCAATGTAAAGGCCTGGGGCCACCCCTTCCCTCCTATGTAGGGTGTGAGCAagtgtgtttgagtgtgtgtgtgtatgaaggaTTCAGCTCTTACACACCTGCTTAATGACTTGCACCACCTCCTGGATGTGGGAGTTGTTAATCTCTCTCTTCAGCCTGTTGGGGTGATCAGAGTTTCAGAGAGGGCAGGAGGCCCCTATAAAGGGTTGGGTAAGACCAGGTCTCTTCAGGGTGTAGACAAAATGAGAACTCCACCATAGGGGTAGAATCAGCTAGCCGGGATAAATCATAAGGAACCAAGGAGGAGGTGAGGGGCTACTGGGAGCTCCAGGGGCTGTCTGAGGAGAGGGACTCCTCACTAAAACACACTGTCCTTCACGGCAGGCAGGGGGGAAGCTGGTGTCCCAAGGTTtcacctctctgtgtgtatgactTGTTTTCCCTGAAATTCTCCTCTCTGCTCAAAGGGTGATGGCTTCTGTGTTTTCCCAAAGGACACtctgatcagaggcaacagaaaTGGGATTAACTTTCCAGAGCCAGGGGACAGGCACATCTCTGGAAAGTGAGTCAGGATCCACTTGCAGGGAGGTCCCTTCCCACCTGGAATGGTCCCTGCTCAGACCCACCCTTCAGTCTGAGTCCTGGGCCTCCCTCCAGGGCTCACCTTTCCTGAGCCATCTTGTCTGAGGTGACTTTGACCATGGCCTGAATCCGCTCCAGCCTCTTGGCTTCCagctttttctttatctctttagtGTCACTGCAGAGAGACAGGTATCAGGAAGATGTTCTGTGGGGCCGGAGCCCTCCTGGGAGGTGAGAGTCAGGCATGGGTGGGAGGCAATGGTCCGTACGTCTCCAAGGTCTCCTTGAGGGTCTTCAGctctgcagcctgcttctctctggccAGCTCCATCATCTTGGCGAtttgctgtggggtgggggtgggggtgggggtgggggtgggggtgcaagtGCAGGGACAGACTTAGCTGGAGAAGCCCTTTGCCCAGAGTTtgccggggaggggggagggccgTTGGCTGGGTTGGGGTCCCcgggggtcccccccccccccccgcacctcaGCCACGTGCTGCTCCTTGCGCTTCAGGATGCACTCGTACTGCTCCTCGCCCTGCTGCAGCAACTCCAGCTCCAGCCGGTCCTTCAGCTCGCGCGCACGCGCGTCCGCGCCCTCGGGGCCCTCGCGGTCCTCCTGGGGCGCGGCCCCGGCGGCCTCGTCGCAGGGCGAAGTCCTGCGGAGGCCACGTGCGGGCAGGCGCTGagcccccggccccccccgcccgcgccgcggAGGGCCCGCCGCCCGTACCTCTTCTTGCGGGAGCCCTTCCCGGGGCCGAGCCTgcggcccccgcagccccccgcgccCGGCGGCCCCAGCCCGGCCAGCTGCGCCGCGCCCCTCTGCAGCAGCTCCTCCCGGCGCCGCGCGCCGCGCCGCTCCAGGTCCCGCAGCTCCTTCTCGTGCCGCCGCTGCAGCTTCACGACGCCCTTCAGCTCCTGCAGCTCCTCCGGGCTGGCGGTCTGCGGCTCTGCGGaggccggagccggagccggagccggggtGAGGTGCGCCGCCGCCAAGGAGCCCCCCAGGAGGCCCGGACCCTCCCCGGGCTCCTTCCCAAGATCCCTCGGACTCGCCAGGCCTTACCCGCAGCTTCTTTGGCGGCCTCCTCCCCGGCCCTGGCCCGGGCTGCTGCAAGAGCCACAGGGTGGGCTGACAGGTGCCcggaggtgggtgtggggggggcgGTTGGGGTGCCGGGTTCTGGCcggctcctccccgccccctgggGAGGTGGCACTACGGGCCCCCTGCAGCACACTTTCCCAGCGCTAAGGCTTCCTGCAAAGTCACTCCCATCCCAGGTGAAAGTCTGTTCTGGGGAGACGGTCCTGTGGGTACCACTGGAAAGGTCGAGGCCCTTCCAGTCCGTGGGAGGACCCTGTAGTGCATACCTGCAGATCCGTTGCTCACTGGGGCCAATGGCCCATTGACCTGGCCGGCAACTGGACTCCCAGGGGGGAAGGGTTTCTGTGTAGGGAGAGCGGATTAGGAACAAGGCTCCAAGGGCTCTGTCCCGGTCTGGTCTCTCAGCCTAggtccctgccccctccctcatcTTCCCTCTGAGAGGGCAGAGCTACTGGACCAGGTAACACAGACCTCAGGCAGAGCTCCCATGGCTTCCTTGAGCTTCATAGACTTCTTATCGTGGGCACTGAAGAACTTGATGGGATTGGCAAGAGCCACGGTGAGATCTGGGTGCATAGGGGCATCACAGGGCCTGGTATGTCCCGTGCCAGGAAGCCTCCCCCATCCTCATCTATTGCAGGATACGCTGTCCTGCCCCACTCTGGGGGCTGGCttccagagagagagggggaatggACCTGGGTTCCCAGGTCCCAGCATACTGTGGGCCACCTACCTGCCCAGGTGTCAGGTACATAGTCCTTCATCTCCAAGAAGACAAAAAGCGCAGGCATGGTAAGGGGCATGTTGCTCTCGCTGTGCAGGCACAGATGGTGGTAGCCTGTTGGGCATAACAGGTGGGCAGTAAGCCATGCCTGTCGCCACCCAGTACTGCACAAGAGCAGCCTGGTACTTAAGACCTTTGACTTTGGAATCTGAGAGGCCAGAGTCTGAGTCTGGTTCTGCACCTTcctggttgtgtgaccttgggcagtttACTTTAAATCTCTGAGATTTTCCTTAGCTGTGAAATGAAGTGAATGGGGTCTACCTCATATGGTTATTGTTAGGATTAACTGAGAATGTGTTATAAGCCCATCACTCATTTTAAGTGCCCAGTTTATCAGTTACGTGGGAAATTGCCCCAGTAGTTCCAGAAAATTACAGACATTCTCTTAGGTGGGCAGAGGCCCTACCTCTGTCAGTTTCCTATTCTTGCCACACTCCATAGGCTAACATGAGAGGGTTAGGTAAGCTCTCAGGGCCACCTCCCTAAAGCTGCTCTACCCTCTGGACAGCCTCCTAACACTGACCTTCATCTCAGATCAGCTAGCAACAGCACAGAACGACTCCATCCTTACCAGAATTCAGGGCATTAATGGGGATGATGCGGTGTCCAAGAAATTTGTTGCCTTCCTCCATTACAGCCACCCTGAGAGAGGCCAGCTCAGGCATCAAGATCTAGGGAGAGTTCGGGACAGGACAAGCTGGGACGGGGAGAGGGTGACCAAGCTACCCACCTCCCTGGCTTCAGAAGTCTTAGCATCAGTGTGAAAACGTGGCAAGTGTTACCAGATTTGGTGAGGACAGAGGGCACACTCTAGGCCACACACATAGGCATCCTCTTAGCTCATGCCTTGGCTGGTCCACACGGGAGAGAAGGGTTGGCTATGCAGCCCAGGGCTCGGGGGTCCTGGTGCAGACAGCCCTTGACAGCCTTACCAATGAGTATCCAGTCAGGGCAAAAGACCTTCTGGACTGGGACTCTGTACCCTAAACTGGGTGTTCCATAGGACTCTGTACCCTGGACTGGGAGTTCACATTTCTACTTTTCGTCTTAAGATGAACACACATGCACGtttgcatgtacacacatatacacggaTGCACACATAAAACTTGCTCTCCAAGTAAATTTCTACAAATGTGGATTTTGGACTCTTAAAAATCAGAAGggtagagagaggaggaggatcAAGGAAGTCCCTTTCTTTAGTTCCTCTTTTCTGTGAGTAGAGGCCAAGAAGTAGGGACGGACCGGACCgtagcccctgccctgccctagcTTCCCACCTTCTCAAAGACAAAAGGCTCTTCCTTCCAGACAGGATTGATGGAGTTGGCACTGGGTGACAGCCTGGTGCGATAGCGCCTCTTGGGGTCCCCAGGAAGGCCAAAGAGTTCCACTTCCACATAGGTGCGCACACTGCGTTCAGACAGGAACTGCCCAGAGATCACCTGGGGGTGGGGACCCATGGGAGGCTGGCATCAGCTCTCCCACCCAAGCTCTTCCCTCCCACCTGGAGCCTCTAGCTCCTGTAGCTGAAGCATCCATTCTTGGGTACTATGGAGAGCCCCATCCAGCTGAGGCTGTGTGGCGCAGGGGTTACAGCTAAGCCCTTGGCCACTGGGTGCTTCCAGCATTCAGGGAAGAGGTGTGGGCCTCCCCACCTCACTCCCTAAGCAAAGAAGGAATAgagccctcccctctcctcccctcccctcccctaggGCCTGGGGCTCCTGCAGGCCCCTCACTGCCtattcttctcccctcccccaccccagcctcagcCCTTCCCCTTGGTTTCCATGGGGACCAAGAGGCAGCCTCCAGTGCCGAGGAGGAGGCAGTTTCCAAGGCAACTTGCTACTGCACGAACTGACTTGGGCTGAAGTTTTCAGGATATcaggggagggggttgggagtGCGGGAGTAGAGcgcctgtgtctctctcctcaCGACCCCAGCCCTCGCAGCCACTTGTCCACCCCAGGGCCTTGCCGTAATGGACAGGGTGGTGGCTACCACCACGTCAATGCGATCCACCGAGAAGGGGTTGAACTGCTTGTCTGGGCGGCGCATGAACTCATGCTTGAGGAGGTAACCACTCTGCCCATTGAACTCGAACAGCGCCATGTTCTGCTGCATGGGCAGGTCTGGAGGGACAAGAGCACACAGTGAGGACGGTGCAGCCCCAGGTCTGCACCCGGCCTCTATTTCCCACACCCCTCAGCCTCTCCTGTCTTGTGAATGGGGAGCTCGGCTGGACTGTGAGGATGACGATCTCTCATGACCCAGCCTCCTTCCAGAGGGTGTCTCATCTCTCAGGAAGGCTCTGCAACCTGGAGTTAGTGGGAGCTAAGCCACAACTGGGCCAGGATCACAGAGGGGGTTGAGGCTGGGGTTCCCACAGGCCCATTCCGGCAAAGCAGCCAGAACCCAAGCCAGCACACTGGCGTCTTCACGTGCATACTGGTGCACGTGCAGTCGTATGGGCATGAGCTAATGCATTTATATCCCTAACCGCTCACATGCCCACACGGGCTCCCACAGCCTAGAGGAACATCAGGACACCGGTCTGCTCTAAAgacaaccccccaccccaggaatgAGGTGaaggtgggagaggcagggcgCAGGGGAAGGTTCTTAGGGGCCTAGGAGTACCCTCACCCATAGTCTGGAAGTTGAGGGCAACCATCTGGCAACCAGCATTCCAGAACATCTGGGGCATGTAGTTGGAGGAGTCCATGCGGGTGCCCTTAGGGTAAATGCGGCTCATCTGGCGCTTGTTGTAGCTGCTCCAGAGTTTAGGAGCTGGCCCAAGGCCACCCACACCAGGAGGACCCCATAGCTCCCTCTGTGAGCCCTGTCCCCAGGccttccccatccctccaccccatccGGGACCCTGGCTATGGAGGCCTCAAGGATACTCCACAAACTTCACTGAGGCCTTGGAGAGCAGGTCATAAGCCTTGAGCTCTGTGAAGGACGAGATGACATAACTTCGGTTCTTCTCTGTGTGGGCGAGAAAAGGCAGAGGGTCCACGTCAGGCTGGCCGCCCTCCCTCTGGGGAGGCTCCCTCCAGAACGGCGATCCCTCCAACCTAGCACTTCCACTGAGGCTCAAGGGTGTAAGGGGCCAAGCTGGTGTGCAGATCTGTGTGAGTCATGGCATGCTGGGAGGTCAGGGTCTGTGCAGGAGACATGCCCAGGGATGGGCCATGTGCCACGGtcctggagagggagggacacaTGCCCTGGATGGCACAGAGGAAAGGAGCCCAGGGCGTTAGGAACACACTGTAATATgcagagagtgagcacatgagcTATGGCTGAACatgaggggtgggggtagggctgGGAGGTAGACACGGAGTCAGAGAGGCCATGGGTGGGCACAGGTGGGGCTGCGGACTGTGGGTGCAGGGATGAGGAGTCAGTGTTGTAGAGGTATACGCTGCACAAGCATGTGTAGGAAGCGGTATTCACATTGGGAGGGGCACGCACAGATGGGAAGAGcgcagtgtgtgtgtgtcaggaggTGAAGGTCAGTAGCATGGCTGTGTACAGAAAGGGAAGGGTGCAAGGGGCAGATGTGCACTGACCAGTTTTCTCTGCCTGTTGCCCTTCCCAGGAGTTCTCATGCCCAGCGGGGCCGGGGCTCCTGGGCTTGGACCAACCCAAGACACCATTCAGCTCTGGGAGCCACAGAACCTGTAGGAGGCTACAGGAGCCCCAGGCCAACAGGGCTGAGATGGCCTGGCATAAGTGGCCGAGCTGTCACCGACACAGTCCAGAGCATTCTGGTTGGTGCCAAGTTCCTCAGTACAGCACCGGGAACCTGGGAGCCACTGCCACTTAAGCCCTTTGCCTGACTCCTGTGCCGGCTATTTATAGATAGGGCCCAGAGGCCAAGGAAGGGGGGACCCCCTcctccttgccccccccccccccatcaagcTGCTCAGCTGTCAGGACATAGTTCTTAAGGGCCTTCTCCCGAATCGAGCACAACTGCCAGCTTACAACATTCCCCCACCCCGAGCTCACTCACGGGCAGAGAGCTCGAAGGAGATGAATTTGGTGGGTTGGATGTAATTCACGAGGCTGGACATCTCCTCGTAGGCTGTCACCTCCAGGCCCGCCGTGccctggagaggagaggggagggcagtACAGAACCCAGGGAGGTGGCCCACACCCGCGCCTGGGGGCTCTGCAGTGGAGACAGCAGAAGGGGCTTGGGGCTGCCTACACACCTCATCCGACTGCATCTTCTTGATCTCTTCCTCATCCAGGTTTCccgactcctcctcctcctcttcctccacctcttcctcctccagctctTCCCCTTCCTCACCAGGCCACACTGCCACACACATTCCATCAGTGCTGGGACTGGGGCCCCTACACATCCCCTCTGGGCCcagcccctctctccccctctaggTGCTCCCCGACTGTGACCCTTCCCCTCCCAGGCTGACTCACCTGTGCCCTCACCCACAGAGGCATTAGGTGGGCAGTTGCCCTCAGCGTCCCCACCGGATTCCTTGCTGGGGGCTGCTGGGCCAGAAAACTGGTTCTTTTTGTTCTTGATGAGGATCTTGCCTCGGAGATCCTCAGGGCTaggcagagggatgcctggtttcagctgtgggagagaggagagggtcaGGACCATGTCCACACCTTCAGGGTGAAGCCTCAGCTCCTTCACACTGAGCTAGGCTCCATCTGACCTGCACGCTTCTTCAGCCTCACCTCCCACGAGTCTTCCCATCATGTGCTGCGCTCCTGCCCGACCCAAGTTATCCAGTTTCTCAGACAACACTCATCTCCCTCACCTGCCTAGAATGCCCTTTCCCTACTCTCACCAAGATAAATACGGTTTCCCCTCAGATTTCAGCTTGTCACCCCTTCCTCCAGGAATCCTTCTCTGATCCCCAAGTACTCCCATAGAAGCCACTGATTGCAATGGCCCGGTTACTTGTCTGTCTCTCCACTAAAAGTAAGCAACCTTTTGGGGGGCTGGGACTGTGTCCTTGTCATTAATATACCCCCAAAGGCCAGCATAGTGTCTGACACATGGTAAATAATAGGATCCTGGCCCCACAGTCCTCCCAGGTAAATCCCAACATCCTCAGGGACATCTGCCTCCTTAACTTGGCTCCCACATGGCTCCAGGCCCCCAGCCTGCAGGCCCAGATGTGCCACATCAAAGTCCACTCACTGGGAACTTTTCCAAGGGCTCTGTGAGCAGCATATCCCCAAACATCATCCGGCAGTACTCAGCCATCTTGGCCTGTTGGCGGGGTCTGTAGGGAGCAGGAGTGGGGTAGGATCCAGCAGCTCCACCCCCCTCTTGTCCATCCTTTTGGGCCCCTGACCTGGGTCAGGGACATAGGCAGGAGGACCTGGGGTGCCCAGGAGCTTGTGTCGAGACccaagagagagccagagggcaTGACTACAatcagggagggcagggggagggcagctggaagcaggaggtgggggcagaggggagaatgAGGCTGAACAGGTGTGATACGCACGAGTCCACATGGTTTTCAAATGACAGGATGACAGGATAGGGGGAGGTCTTAAAGGCACTTTCTGCAATGGCTTCAATGGCTTCCTGGAAAAGAAGGGGGTCCCAGGTGGAGAGATCCAACATTTCTCACCCTGCCCTCAGGGGTTCCCCTCTCTACTccccaatttcatttatttatttttttaatttttatttatttatgatagtcacacagagagagagaggcagagacacaggcagagggagaagcaggctccatgcagggagcccaacgtgggattcgatcccgggtctccaggatcgcgccctgggccaaaggcaggcgccaaaccgctgcgccacccagggatccctactcccCAATTTCAATACACATAGAACTGGAGGGCCACTGTTACTGCTGTCTCCTCTGGTCCCCTCTAGTCCCCTCACTGGTCTGAGGCCTCCAACCATCCCTCCTTTCTGTTTCACCCGCTCCCCCAatccctgagcccagggccctgACATAGTGCCACTGCCACCAGCTTCCACACACCCAGTCTTACCTTGAAATAGATGTCTGTGGTCATGGTGAAGCCATGGGTGATGATGGGCTCCTCGTCAGGGGGCTTGCCCTTCCAGCAGTCCAGCTCCACACAGCGGCAGCCAGCCAGCAGCACCTGGCGGTACATCTCCGCCGAGGAGAGGCCAGAGAACTGGCCGGCTgagccagagaggaggggagaggcaggggcacgCTCAAAGCCAGTCCCGCTCGCCCCAGCCCGCTCCAACAGTCTGTCCTTCCACAGCCCCTGGGCAAGCCATGTGAGGGATGGAttcagggaggaggagcagccaCCAGAAGAGGAGAGGTCCCATTGAGGTCACCCTGGTCACCTGTCAGGTAGGTGTTGTGTGAGGAGTTGATGAAGTAATGGTTGAGTGGCTGTGTCATGTCGTGGTGGAGTAGCAGCTTGTCCTGGGACAGGACGCTGTTCTCTGGGCCGCACAGAAACCACACCATGCCCTCAGGTGATAGCTGGCCTGGGGAGCAAGGGACAGCTGTCAGGACCGCAGCCCCCGCAGAGTGAGTCAGGCCCATGGAGAGGAGGGGCTCCCCTAGTCCTCACCCCTCTGCACGTTGATGCCACTGGGTTCATACTTGTCGATGAGGCCCCGCACCTGGTCAGGCCGCGCAGGTGGAAACAGCAAGGAGTTGAGACGGGGGTCCCTCTGTTTCTGGTTGATGAATTTGGTCAGATGCTCCTTGGTCATGTAGGGTTTGGCCTTGGCATGGCTGCAGGCCAGAGAGGGAACAGGTCTATAGCTCCTGGGCTGGGGACCACGGACAACTGCCTTCTCCAGAGAAGCCATCTAATCCCCAGCATGGCAAGTGGGATTTTAGCCACTAGCCCTTCCCCATGCCCAGCCCAGCCGAGGAAGCTCACTAAGAAGTGAAGATCTCGTCTATTTCTGGCCGAGGACAGAGGTTCATGAGGAAACTCTTGTAGACAGATTCTGGGAAGTCCTCAGGATTGATGGCATCATTCTGGGGGGACAGAATGATCATTCCTGCACTCACCTTCTCAGCGCTAAGAACCTCCAAAGAGGCCCAGCCCTGTGCAAGGGAGCCTGTCAGAGGGAGGGCTCAGGGCAGGCAGAGCAGCATCAAGTATACTCCCGAGCACCCACTTTTCAACATGCTGGTTGCTGAGCAGAGCACATGCTTAGCTGGTTTGCCTCACGCCTGAACCTGGACACTGGCTTAGTCTGTTGGCTGGAGCAGGATTGGAACTAGGAATGaccagagcagggaggaggagaggttTGAAGCAAGCGGTGCTGCTGCCAGAGCAGTgggcttgcttgctttctttttctttctttctttctttctttctttctttctttctttctttctttcagtggcGGATAAATTTTCCAAAAGAGGCAACTTGAATAAAAACAATGCACCTAACAGCAGAGCCCCCAGATGAACAAGCTAAAACTGACAGAACCAAAGGGATAAATAGGCAATTCAACCCTAATAGCTACAGACCCTAAACAGCATAAGGAACAGCAACAAATaagataaactggacttcattcaaaaattaaaaacttttatgtttGAAGggtaccatcaagaaagtgaaaagataatccacaaaataaaggaaaatatttgcaaatcaaatatcCAGGAAGGGGCAATTCAACAGTAAAGAGGCAGATAACCCAAAGGAAAGACAGGCAggagatttgaatagacatttcttcaaagaagatatgcaaatgaccgataaacacatgaaaagatgctcaatctcattagtcatttgggaaataaatgcaaatcaaaaccacaatgagataccacttcactcCCATAGGATgagtccagttttattttatttttttaaagtttttttatttatttatgatagtcacagagagagagagagagagaggcagagacacaggcagagggagaagcaggctccatgcacggggagcccgacgtgggattcgatcctgggtctccaggatcgcgccctgggccaaaggcaggcgccaaaccggctgcaccactcagggatcccgagtccagttttaaaaagacagacaataacaagtgtcagTGAGGACACTGGAAACTTCGTACATTGCTGGGATGATTGTATAATGgtcagtcactttggaaaacagtttggcaattcctcaaaaattttaaatacagagtTGCCACATGACCTAAATAGTCTACCTCTAGGTGTagagaatgaaaacatatgtacaCAAGGCTTGTACACAAGGCTTGTAGTGGTATTATTCAAAatgccaaaaagtggaaacaacccagatgttaTTAGCTGATGGACACAGAAGCAAAAGGTGGTATACCTGAACATTGGGATATTACTCAACAGTAAAAAGGCGCAAAGTGCTAATAAGTGCTACAAAATGGAAGAACCTTGAAACCCTTATGCTAAATGACTGAAGCCTGATGTCAAaggtcacatattatatgatGTCCAGATTAGGCaactttatagaaatagaaactgCCAGTAGATTAGTGGTCTCCAGGGATTCTGTGCCTTTGTGTTCCATCCCAGAAAAACCCATTAAACGTCTTCCAGGATCATACTGAAGGTCAACATCAGTCTTTATCTGGAGCAGAGTCTGAACAAGAGAGCCAGATTGTACCTCCCTAAGACTGGGTCTTAGACCCATCTGCTCCAAGCAAAGATGGTTCAATGACTCCTCCTGGGACATAAGGAGAGCCAACAATGAGGATTTGGCCAGGGTGGGAGCTCAGGAGACAGGAGCCCATTCCTACCCTCTTTCCAGCCCCACACTTGCATTCCTGTGACTGATGGCATCAAGGAGTCACCAGCTCCGTTGAGCCGTGACTTGAGGGGGAGTAGTCTTCCCGGGGCCCATGTGAACAGGTGACCAATGAGGTCtgacttttatttacttattacatTACCAATTCTTATCAGGAGACAAAACTCCATGAGGTGCAGGTGGTGCCCTATAGGAAAGCTCTGGCCAAGGGGACGCAAGGGTCTGAGATCCACTCCCCTAGCCTGGCACAAACACTGGGCTTGGGGCTGCATCTACCCAGAGGGCTCCTTTTCGTGATCTGTATAAAGCCCCTTGCGGATGACCCTACATACAACTTCtcattaaaaattacttaatcaaaagaataaaataaaataaaaattacttaatcagggatgcctcggtggctcagtggttgagcgtctgccttcactcaggtcatgatcctggagacccgggatcaagtcccatatcgagctccttgcatggagcctgcttctccctctgcctgtgtctctgcctctgtgtgtgtgtgtctctcacgagtaaataaataaaatcttttaaaaaattacttaatcaGAGGGGGGAAAATCATGTTTTCATGTGTTGAGCTAAAGGCTATGTCCTGGCAGCTTCTACTCTTGGTCAGAGGCAACATCCCACACACGTTCTGCAGAACGAACCCCTTCCCCACATTTCAGATCCCTGGAGGTTGCCTCCATCCCTGCTGACCTTATCTTGCTCCTCTAGGCCAGAACATTCACTCTCAGCTTTCATTCCAAGACCACCACAATGAGCATGCACCCATCCTGGCTGCTTGCCCTAAACACAGTCCACCATCCACTGCCTCCCAGGGAGTAGAAGTAGGTGGTATAGACCAACCTGTTCTGGACTCAGGcacctcatccccacccccctggATCTATCTCTGTGCCTAGTATCAGAAACCAGTGCTCAAGGGTTAACTGGCTTTTTAGGCTGTTGGCCGTGCTGTGCTATCattcctgccccccgcccctaaCTGGGC
This window encodes:
- the PLCB2 gene encoding 1-phosphatidylinositol 4,5-bisphosphate phosphodiesterase beta-2 isoform X3; amino-acid sequence: MSLLSPVLLPPKVEAYLSQGERFIKWDDETTIASPVILRVDPKGYYLYWTYQSKETEFLDITSIRDTRFGKFAKIPKSQKLREVFNMDFPDNNFLLKTLTVVSGPDMVDLTFHNFVSYKENVGKNWAEDVLALAKHPLTANASRSTFLDKILVKLKMQLNPEGKIPVKNFFQMFPADRKRVEAALSACHLPKGKNDAINPEDFPESVYKSFLMNLCPRPEIDEIFTSYHAKAKPYMTKEHLTKFINQKQRDPRLNSLLFPPARPDQVRGLIDKYEPSGINVQRGQLSPEGMVWFLCGPENSVLSQDKLLLHHDMTQPLNHYFINSSHNTYLTAGQFSGLSSAEMYRQVLLAGCRCVELDCWKGKPPDEEPIITHGFTMTTDIYFKEAIEAIAESAFKTSPYPVILSFENHVDSPRQQAKMAEYCRMMFGDMLLTEPLEKFPLKPGIPLPSPEDLRGKILIKNKKNQFSGPAAPSKESGGDAEGNCPPNASVGEGTVWPGEEGEELEEEEVEEEEEEESGNLDEEEIKKMQSDEGTAGLEVTAYEEMSSLVNYIQPTKFISFELSAQKNRSYVISSFTELKAYDLLSKASVKFVDYNKRQMSRIYPKGTRMDSSNYMPQMFWNAGCQMVALNFQTMDLPMQQNMALFEFNGQSGYLLKHEFMRRPDKQFNPFSVDRIDVVVATTLSITVISGQFLSERSVRTYVEVELFGLPGDPKRRYRTRLSPSANSINPVWKEEPFVFEKILMPELASLRVAVMEEGNKFLGHRIIPINALNSGYHHLCLHSESNMPLTMPALFVFLEMKDYVPDTWADLTVALANPIKFFSAHDKKSMKLKEAMGALPEKPFPPGSPVAGQVNGPLAPVSNGSAARARAGEEAAKEAAEPQTASPEELQELKGVVKLQRRHEKELRDLERRGARRREELLQRGAAQLAGLGPPGAGGCGGRRLGPGKGSRKKRTSPCDEAAGAAPQEDREGPEGADARARELKDRLELELLQQGEEQYECILKRKEQHVAEQIAKMMELAREKQAAELKTLKETLETDTKEIKKKLEAKRLERIQAMVKVTSDKMAQERLKREINNSHIQEVVQVIKQMTESLEKHQEKLEEKQAACLEQIREMEKQFQQEALAEYEARMKGLEAEVKESVRACLRGCFPSEAKDMPERPCEAFRELCEQDPLAAKFPNTEPGTLSKLPGDGCFQDPRTRLLPWPPACGGWEPDLEKLPQLSDH